Within Roseibium sp. HPY-6, the genomic segment GATAATCTGGGCTTTGTGACACGGCAGACCGCGAGTGCAGCTGAAGCGTCGCACAAGTCTGACTTCACAGGTGTTTCCACATTCTGGCTGACAAACCCGCAGAACCACATGGCGGGCAATCATGCTGCCGGGTCGGACAATTCCGGGATCTGGTTCACCCACCAAGATGAGGTGATGGGCACGTCCGCAACCGTTGACGACTATAAGGGATATGCGCCCAAGCACAGGATGCATGGCGTCTTTGATGACAACGCCTCCCACAGCAACCGCGTGAACGGTCTTGCCCACGCACAATCGATCAACGAGGCGAACGGTGTCTTCTCCGATTCCCACTACAAGGGCGATTTTCTGATCGAGAATTTCACGACCTATAAGTCGGGCGATCAGGGTATCTGGACGCGATCTACGAGTGGCGTGATCATCGACAATTCCATGTTTGCCGACAACAAGTCCGGATCCTTCCTGGCGGGCCGGCACCTGGTAAAGGACAGTCTGTTCGTTGGCCGCTCCAAAAATGTCACGAATGACGGGGACGCGGACGATCCGGGCTCAAGTCAGTTTGGCGCTGCTTCAGGCGAAGGAGTGCGCGGGCACCAGTTTTACGATTCACCGGTTGCTCTCGAAAGCGTGCACTTTGCCGGTTTCACCGAGGATAAGGACAGCGCGCTGCTGGCAGGGAGCGGGTTCCACAGACGAACAAACAATTCCACCAAAGACCTGACCTTCGATGACGACATGCCAGTGCATAATCGAATGGACCGGTATCTTGGCCCCGGAAACAGGTCGCCGGAAGACACAAATGCGGCAACTTTCGCGCTGGTTGATCTCGACGGAAGCCTATCCGGAACCTGGGGTGCGTCAATCACCCAGAAAATCATCGATCGTTTTCCAGGTGACAGGATCGACATTCTGGAACAGGGCACAACCGGATTCAATGCACTGGGAAGTGCCCGTTTCGACAGCCGGCAGAACCTTTGGGTCAACAGCGGCAACGTTGATTTTGGCATCCAGCGGTTCGATACCAGTGCCGGAAAACGCGTCAAGTTGGAAATCGAACGCTCAGACAACGGTGCGAAGCTTCTTCTGAACGAAGATACCGGTGGCAACAATGTCTACCTCGATCTTGTCGCCATAGAAGACCGCGGACAGACCACCGGCACGGGGTTCGACTTCTATACCGTGCGCTATCCTGACGGTTTGCCGAATGTGATCGACGTAGAACTGCGCGACATGAAAAAGGGCAGCGCAGTTTATTACAAGTTTGTCGACCTGCCCGCCGGATTGACGGTCCGGGGCGCGGATCAGGTTGGTGGTCTGGGCGCACTGAAATCCGCCGACGGAACGGCCTATTTCAAAAAGGGCAGTGTTTTATATGTCAAAGCGGTCGCCGACGTTGGCGCATCTGTTCCGAACGCTCAGGATGCACGGGTCGCAAAGGACAATTACGGCGACGAATTCCAGCTGCATATCAAGAACTACGGGGCTTACAAGGCGAGCGGTAACAACGCGCCGCACGACGCTGAAACAACAGACTTCGACCCTTACATCCTCCCAATTCCGGAAAAGCCGAAATCAACCTCTGTCACGTCGGAGATCACCAGCGCAGATGACCGGTGGTCCAGCAGCGCCAGTTGGCAGGGTGGCAAACCGGGCACGGATGACATCGCCGTCATCGGCAAGGATGACCGGCTGGTTCTGAATGAGAATGCGCAGGTGAAAGGCATTATCGTCGATGGAGGCGAGTTGCTTGTCGAAGACATCAAGGACCTATCACTGACCGCGGATTGGATTCTCGTCATCAATGGCGGTCTGTTTCAGGTGGGCACCGAGGACAAGCCTCACAAACATGATTTCACACTGACACTGACGGGCGACGACCCAAAGAACGACGTGCATGTCGCTAATCTGCTCAAGCCCGGCGCGGCCGGTGTCGTGCATTCCGTCGACAACAATGACGGTGAAGCTTTCGCGGGCACTGAGCGCGATCAGGATCTGAACGGACTGAAGATCACGGGCGACCGCCAATTCGGCGGCGACCGCGATGATGTGTTCCAGGGCACCGATTACAACGACCTGCTCCGCGGAGGTCGAGGGAATGATCAACTCTACGGAAAAGACGGAGACGATCTCCTGAGGGGAGATGCCGGTGAGAACTACCTCAACGGCGGTGATGGGCAGGACAGGCTCTATGGCGGGGCCGATGCCGACCGTTTGCAGGGAGGTAAGGGGGACGACATCCTTCGCGGTGGGGATGGCGACGACACCCTGCAAGGCGACGACGGGGACGACAAGCTCTATGGCGGAAAGGACAACGATCAGGTCTACGGCGGGAATGACGCCGATACCATTTACGGCGCGGGAGGAGCCGACCAGCTTTACGGCCAGGATGGCAACGACACCCTGCGCGGTGGATGGGATGACGATACGCTCAATGGCGGGGACGGAGCCGATGTCCTCTATGGCGGGAAAGGCAAGAACGAGCTTTTCGGCGGGAACGGCAATGACAAGATTTATGGCGGCGGAAGCGATGACCGGGCTTCAGGTGGCGACGGTAACGATACGATCCGCGGTTCGTGGGGTGATGACTGGCTGAACGGCGGCAAGGGAAACGATCAGGTCTACGGCGGCACGGGCAACGACGAACTCTTCGGCGGCGAACAGAATGACAGCCTTTTCGGCGGTTCCAACAAGGACCAACTGCAAGGCCAGGACGGCAATGACCTGATTGATGGCGGCAGTCACGACGACACCTTGAATGGTGGCAGGGGTGATGACGTACTCGTGGGCGGCAGCGGCAACGATACGCTTCAAGGGGGCACCGGCGCCGACACAAATATCGATGGAGCCGGCACGGATACGATCATCGACTGGGATCCATCAGCGGATCGTTTTGTCTTTGTATCAGACGGCAAGCTTGACGAATTACAGGGCCTCAGAGGCGGCGGAAAACTCTACTTCGAAGACATCAGCAAGCTGTCGGCGGAGCGCTCCGGCATCGATCTCACGATCAAGATTGACGGGGTTGCTGAAGTGGTGCTGACAAACTTTCATGGCGCGAACACCAGGCAGGATCTCCTGGACATGGGTTTGCTCTTCGAGCATTCGGCTCTGCCGCCAAGCATCCAGGATCTGTTCTGAACTCCCCAAAAATCAATTCCGGGTTTTGAGCCCAATTCAAGGAGTAAAGCTATGCAGGCTGTTCTCAAGGATGTCGTGTCGAATGGTCATAATTCTCCGGCGACGACAAGTGATCGGGACGGCGATGGCGTCGCCATGAAAGTGGAAGCGGTCGACAGCAGGACCGGTGAAACACTCGGCACAGTAACGGATTATTCCATCATCGATACATCGTCTTTCGACTGGAAGGGGTTCCGCTTACGGGTCAACGCTGATGGGGAAAAGAAAGATGAGGTCGAGCGCTTCATCTATACGCTGGACCGCGTGAACAAAAATGGAATTGTCACGGAATCGAAAGACTACCTCTTCAACAAGAGCATCACGTTTGATCGCTTCAAAGACGGTGACGATCTGGATGAAGGCATCTACAGGCTCACGCTAAAGGCAAACGCCGACCATAAAGAGTTTGGACAAGAGTCGTTTTATTTTGGTGTTGTCAAATCCGCCGAGGATGCATCGGGAAGTATCGCCCGGGTGCGGGCCGATCTGAAGCAAATTCATGAAAAGTCAATGTTGAAACCGGACGCTGAAGGAGACGGCGGCGGCAATCCCATGCTGGTGAAGAACAACGATGCTTTCCTGATGGCTATGGGCGCGAACAGCAGAATTGAGGTTCATGCAGCGGATGCCGCCAAGGACAGCTGGACTGTGCTGGATGGTACGGCGGAAAAGGGGTCTGGCTCAATTACGGTAGCCGAGAAAACCGGTTGGGAAGTCGGCGACAAAATCGCCATCACCTCAACAGACTATGAAGCAGGCCAGGCTGAGACATTTACAATTTCAGCGGTATCAGCCGACGGACTTAGCTTTACGCTCGATAAGCCTCTCAAATACATGCATTACGGCGAAACACAGACTGTTGAAAATGGTCTGGAGGGTGCAGAACGGCAAGCCTGGACAATTGACGAGCGGGCACAGGTCGCCCTGCTGTCGCGGAACGTCAAAATCACCGGTGACAGCGATGCCGAGGCTGATCGTTTTGGTGGCCACACGATGGTTATGAACGGTGCCGAAATGCATGTCTCGGGCGCGGAATTCACCAAGATGGGCCAGGAAGGAATTGTCGGTCGTTATCCCGCACACTGGCACATGCTCGGAGATGCAGGGGCCGGTCAATACATCCAAAACAGCTCGTTTCACAACACCTACAACAAGGGCATTACGATCCACGGGACAAACCAGACCGTTCTGAAGGACAATGTTGTCTACGACACGGTTGGGCACAGTTTCTTCATCGAGGACGGTTCGGAAACCGGCAATCTGTTTCAAGGCAACATCGGGTTCGGCACCAGGGCCGCCGACGAGGATGAGGCGATCTTGCGGTCCGACATTATGGAGGTGGCAACCTATTGGATCACCAATCCTCATAACGATTTTGTCGGAAACATCGCAGGTGGCAGTGAAAACGGAGGATTTTGGTACGCAATCGGTAGAGATTTCACAGGTCTTTCAAAAGGCAATCCGCTGTTCGAGGGAGATGTGTCACCCGCCCGTCAAAAGGCCGGTTTGTTTGATGACAATGCCGCACACTCCAATGAAGCCGGACTATTCAAGACCTTCAATCCGGATGAGGGCGGCAAATCCTGGGCTAAAAACGACCTGGAAATTCACGATTTCAATACGTTCCGCAACAGGGAGTGGAGCGCCAATTTCAAGACCGCCGTCGGTGGCGCGGATTTCTACAATTCAGTGATCGGCGCAGCGCCCGATGGCTTGAATTTCAATGACAACACCTCGATCCAAAATTCATTGTCGTACGGTGTGTC encodes:
- a CDS encoding G8 domain-containing protein, which codes for MMPTIKDNNAFLMAMGQGSRIEIHAQDAEKESWVQLAKTAEAGSSVLTLDGKTKWQAGDRIALASTSQDAHEAEEAVIKKVTVNANGTTTLTLEAPLTFTHFGEKQTYDNGKSGSEYRAWTVDTRAEVGLLSRNVKIQGDEDSPSDGYGGHTMVMDGAEMHISGAEFFHMGQKGVMGRYPLHWHMNGNVEGEYVQNSSVHHSFNKGITLHGIQNAWIEDNVVFDTIGHGYFLEDGSEFGNVLKDNLGFVTRQTASAAEASHKSDFTGVSTFWLTNPQNHMAGNHAAGSDNSGIWFTHQDEVMGTSATVDDYKGYAPKHRMHGVFDDNASHSNRVNGLAHAQSINEANGVFSDSHYKGDFLIENFTTYKSGDQGIWTRSTSGVIIDNSMFADNKSGSFLAGRHLVKDSLFVGRSKNVTNDGDADDPGSSQFGAASGEGVRGHQFYDSPVALESVHFAGFTEDKDSALLAGSGFHRRTNNSTKDLTFDDDMPVHNRMDRYLGPGNRSPEDTNAATFALVDLDGSLSGTWGASITQKIIDRFPGDRIDILEQGTTGFNALGSARFDSRQNLWVNSGNVDFGIQRFDTSAGKRVKLEIERSDNGAKLLLNEDTGGNNVYLDLVAIEDRGQTTGTGFDFYTVRYPDGLPNVIDVELRDMKKGSAVYYKFVDLPAGLTVRGADQVGGLGALKSADGTAYFKKGSVLYVKAVADVGASVPNAQDARVAKDNYGDEFQLHIKNYGAYKASGNNAPHDAETTDFDPYILPIPEKPKSTSVTSEITSADDRWSSSASWQGGKPGTDDIAVIGKDDRLVLNENAQVKGIIVDGGELLVEDIKDLSLTADWILVINGGLFQVGTEDKPHKHDFTLTLTGDDPKNDVHVANLLKPGAAGVVHSVDNNDGEAFAGTERDQDLNGLKITGDRQFGGDRDDVFQGTDYNDLLRGGRGNDQLYGKDGDDLLRGDAGENYLNGGDGQDRLYGGADADRLQGGKGDDILRGGDGDDTLQGDDGDDKLYGGKDNDQVYGGNDADTIYGAGGADQLYGQDGNDTLRGGWDDDTLNGGDGADVLYGGKGKNELFGGNGNDKIYGGGSDDRASGGDGNDTIRGSWGDDWLNGGKGNDQVYGGTGNDELFGGEQNDSLFGGSNKDQLQGQDGNDLIDGGSHDDTLNGGRGDDVLVGGSGNDTLQGGTGADTNIDGAGTDTIIDWDPSADRFVFVSDGKLDELQGLRGGGKLYFEDISKLSAERSGIDLTIKIDGVAEVVLTNFHGANTRQDLLDMGLLFEHSALPPSIQDLF